A window of Kribbella sp. NBC_00382 genomic DNA:
TGAGCTGCACCTGCGTCAGGCGGTCGCGGGGAGCGTCGAAGGAATTAGCGGGCTTCGGCGGTTCGTACTTGGTCGGCGATGCGGTGGGTGGCGGTGCGGAGGGCTTGTTCGGGGTCTACGCCTAGGGCGCGGGCCTCTCGGACCAGTTCCAGAAGTGCGTCGCCGATCCGAGCGTTCTCGTCTGTTGCTGCCGCGGGCGGCAGTTGATCGGGCAGGACCTTGGCGGCTCGGCCCAGGACCTTGTCGGCTAGCGCCAAAGCCGGGAGGGCTAGGGGGATGCCTTCTAGGACTGAGGTTCGTTGTTTTTCGGCTGCTTTGATGGTTTCCCAGTTGGCCTCGACTGCGGCGGAGTCGGTGGCGGTGACGTCGGCGAAGACGTGGGGGTGGCGGCGGATGAGTTTTTCGACGAGGGTGCCGGCTACGTCGTCGATGGAGAAGCCGTCGTCTTCTTCGGCTACCTCTTCGGCGATTCGGGCGTGGAAGGCTACCTGGAGCAGGAGGTCGCCTAGTTCTTCGCGGAGGTGGATGTAGTCGCCGGAGTCGATGGCTTCGAGGGTTTCGTAGGTTTCCTCGAGGAGGTAGCGCGCCAGCGACTCGTGGGTCTGTTCCTGGTCCCAGGGGCAGTTGGTGCGGAGGCGGTCCATCACGCGGACGAGGTCGATCAGGCGGGCGCCTGGTACGTCGTACGAGCCGTGGACGATCTCGACCTCGTACGAAGGGCGCTCATCGCGGCTCAACGTGTCGGCGATCAGCCGCAGCAGTCCGGGCTCGCCGTCTTCGCCGACCAGCCAGGCTACGCGGGCACCCGCCGAGGCGGCGCCAACAAGCCAGGTCCACTGGTCGGCTACGTCACCGAGAATGTGCTGGACGACCAGGCCGGACCCGATCAGCGCCTGGACGTCAGGCCGTGAGGGCCCGGCCGAGGCGCCGATCGCGGAAGCGTCGGTGAAGACCTGCCAGCCGGCCCGGGTCAGCAACCCGGGCGCGACCCGTGGACTGGTCAGGACGACCTTGATCGAACCCGTCAAAGGCTCAGCCCTGCGGCTCGGCCGGCGGCTGCTCAGCGGGCGCGGACGGCGTCGCGGCCGGCTTGCTCTGCTCGGACAGCTTCGACAGCGAGCCCGAACCGTCCTTGAGCTGGGTGCCGTCCCAGGTGCCGAAGCGCGGCGCGATGTCGACGGTGATGTTCTTCGCCGCCTCCTCGACCAGCTTGGCGCCCTCGGTGCTCTGCTGCTGCGCATTCGGGTCGGTGATCGACCCGGTGCCGCCGGCCAGCTTGATCTGGCCGACCACGGCGCGCGCCGCGGCCCGGAGGAAGTCGCTGGTGACCGGGTTGGCCGCGAACTTCGGGTACAGCGACTGGTCCACGACGACCTTCATGGCCGGCACGATCTCGGCGTCGCTGACCTTGATCGAGCGCTGGTCCAGCACCTGGGCGGCCAGCTCGTTGTTCACCAGGATCTTCAGCACGGCCGCGGGGGCGATCTGCTGCTGCCCGCCGACCGCGCTCTGGATCGCCGCGGTGCTCTTGTCCAGGTCGGTGACGCTGATCTCCTTGTCGCCGATCGTCGCCGCCGCGCCCGGGTGCGTGCCCGCGGCACAGCCGCCGAGCAGCAGGACCGAGGCCAGGCCTGCGCCGACAACCTGCGCCGCACGAAGCCGTCGCGAAGTGCTCACCGAATCTCCTCGAATCTTCCAGTTCATGGTCAGACCGCTGCGCCGACCGGCTCGGCGATCACGTCGTCGATCAGTCTCGCGCACCATTGCAGCAGCTCCTGGTCGCGAAGCGGCTGACCGGCGACCGGCCGGGTGGCAGGTCTCGGCACCAGGATCGTACGCAGTTGCGGCTTGACCAGACTCTTCGGGTACAGCCTGTTCAGCCGGAGCACCTTCGAATCGGGCAGCTCGACCGGCCCGAACCTGATCAGATTGCCCTGCAGGGTGACGTCGTGCAGCCCCGCCCGGCGGGCGTGGTTGCGGAACTTCGCCACCTCGATCAGGTTCAGCACCGGCTGCGGGATGTCGCCGTACCGGTCGTGCAGTTCCTCGACCAGCTCCGCGATGCCGTCCTCGTCCCGTACTGCGGCCAGCCGCTGGTACATCTCCAGCCGCAACCGCTGCGAAGGCACGTAATCGTGTGGCAGGTGAGCGTCGATCGGCAGCTCGATCTTGACCTCGGGCTCGTCGGCCTGGGTGTCACCCCGGTACTCCGCGACCGCCTCGCCCACCAATCGGACGTACAGGTCGAACCCGACATCCGCGATGTGCCCGGACTGCTCGCCACCGAGCAGGTTGCCGGCGCCGCGGATCTCGAGGTCCTTCATCGCGACCTGCATACCGGCGCCGAGGTCGGCGTGCTGCGCGATCGTGGCCAGCCGGTCGTGCGCCGTCTCGGTGAGCGGCTTCTCCGGCGGGAAGAAGAAGTACGCGTACGCCCGCTCGCGTCCACGCCCGACCCGGCCGCGCAGCTGGTGCAGCTGCGAGAGCCCGAGCAGGTCGGAGCGCTCGACGATCAGCGTGTTCGCGTTGGAGATGTCGATGCCCGACTCGACGATCGTCGTACAGACGATGACGTCGGACTCCTTCTCCCAGAACCCCTGGATGACCTGCTCGAGCTGGTGCTCGGGCATCTGGCCGTGCGCGACCGTGACGCGCGCCTCGGGCACGAGCTGGCGGATCCGCGCGGCCGCCTTCTCGATCGTGTTGACCCGGTTGTGGACGAAGAAGACCTGGCCCTCGCGAAGCAGCTCGCGCCGGATCGCGGCGGTCACCTGGCCCTCTTCGTACGCGCCGACGAAGGTCAGTACCGGGTGCCGTTCCTCCGGCGGGGTGGCGATCGTGGACATCTCCCGGATGCCCGTGATCGACATCTCCAGCGTGCGCGGGATCGGCGTCGCCGACATCGTCAGTACGTCGACAGCGGTCCGCAACTGCTTGAGCTGCTCCTTGTGCTCGACACCGAAGCGCTGCTCCTCGTCGACCACGACCAGCCCGAGATCCTTGAACGCGACCTCACCACCGAGCAGCCGGTGCGTACCGATCACCACGTCGACCGAACCGTCGGCCAGCCCATCGAGAGTCCCCTTGGACTCCTTCTCGGTCTGGAACCGCGACAACGGCGCGACATTCACCGGGAACGCGGCGTACCGCTCCGAGAAGGTCGCGTAGTGCTGCTGAACGAGCAGCGTGGTCGGAACCAGTACTGCGACCTGCTTACCGTCCTGTACCGCCTTGAAAGCAGCCCGTACGGCGATCTCCGTCTTGCCGTACCCGACATCGCCGCAGACGATCCGGTCCATCGGCGTGACGCGTTCCATGTCGTGCTTGACGTCGTCGATGGTGGCCAGCTGGTCGGGCGTCTCGACGAACGGGAACGCGTCCTCCAGCTCACGCTGCCAGGGAGTGTCCTTGGCGAACGCGTGCCCCTTGGTCGCCTGGCGCGCGGCGTACAGCTTGATCAGCTCGCCGGCGATCTGGCGGACCGCCTTGCGCGCACGGCCCTTGCGCTTGGCCCAGTCGCCGCCGCCCATCTTGTCGAGCGTGGGCTGCTCGCCACCGACGTACCGGGTGACCTGGTCGAGCTGGTCGGTCGGCACGTACAGCCGGTCGCCGGGTTGACCGCGCTTGCTCGGCGCGAACTCGATGACGATGTACTCGCGGGTGGCCTTCTGTGCCCCGGTACCAACGGTGCGCTGGAGCATTTCGGCGTACCGGCCGACGCCGTGCTGTTCGTGGACTACGTAGTCGCCCGGCGCGAGCTCGAGCGGGTCGACCGTCTTCTTGCGGCGGCTCGGCATCCGTTGCTGGGAACGCCGTTCGGCCGCCGATCGCTGGCCGGCGAGGTCGTTCTCGGTGAGCACCGCGAACTTGATGCCCTCGGCAATGAACCCGCGATCGAGGGCGCCCTGCGAAATCTGCACGACGCCGGTCGGCGGGATGCCGTCGATGCTGTCGACGGTCCGCGCGGGCAGCTCGGCCTCGGAGAAAACTTCGGCCAGCCGCTGGGCCGGACCATGACCTTCGGTGACGCAGACGACGCGCCAGCCGTCGCGCAGCCAGCCGCGCACATCCTCAACGGCAGCAGCGGTTTCGCCACGGTACGGGTCGACCTCATGTGCCGCGACGATCCGGCTGCGGACCGCGCCGGCGTCCGCATCAATGTCGATCGAGACCCGCTCGCCCATCGAGTCGCGCAGCTCGGCAGGCGCGTCCGTCGGAGCCGCCGCGAACGGTGACATGCTCCACCAGGCAAGGCCCTTGGCGAGCGCATGCGACCGGACATCGGCCAGCGACATGTACGCCGCTGCGCCAAGGTCGATCGGAGCGTCGCCACCACCGGCGGCCGCGGCCCAGGATGCCTCCAGGAACTCCTGACTGGTCGCAACCAGGTCGTGCGCCCGCGCCCGGACCCGCTCGGGGTCGCTGACGACGACGTGAGTGCCGGCCGGCATCAGGTCGACGAGCAGCTCCATGTCGTCGACGAGGACGGGCGCGAGCGACTCCATCCCTTCGACCGCATGGCCTTCGGCGAGCTTCTCGAACAGCTCGGACAGCTCCGGGTGCTCCTTGGCCAGTACTGCGGCCCGCGAGCGCACCTCGTCCGTCAGCAACAGTTCACGGCAGGGCGGGGCCCACAGGCCGTGCTGGGCGATCTCCAGGGATCGCTGGTCGGCGACTGCGAAGTACCGGATCTCCTCGACGTCATCGCCGAAGAAGTCGACCCGGAGCGGGTGCTCCTCGGTCGGCGGGAAGACGTCGATGATGCCGCCACGGACGGCAAATTCGCCCCGGCGCTCGACCAGGTCGACCCGGTTGTACGCCGCCGCGGAAAGGCGCTCGACGACGTCCTCGAGCTCGACGGAGTCGCCGACGTGCAGCTGGACCGGGCGGAGATCGGCGAGTCCGGCGACCTGGGGCTGCAGTACGGACCGTACGGGCGCGACGAGGATCTTGATCGGGCCAGTGGTCTCGTCCGACGGGTCGGGGTGCGCGAGCCTGCGGAGTACGGCGAGGCGGCGGCCGACCGTGTCGGAGCGGGGCGACAGGCGCTCGTGCGGGAGCGTCTCCCAGGCGGGGTAGTAGGCGACGGTACCGGGCTCGACCAGGCATTGCAGCGCCTCGGTGAGCTCCTCGGCTTCGCGGAAGGTGGCGGTGACGGCCAGGACCGGACGATCCGCTCCTTGGGCGGCCGCGAGGGCAGCCATCAGCACCGGGCGGATCGGCCCGGGAGCGCTCAGGTCGAGCGTCGTGATGCCGTCGTTCTTGGCGTCACGAACGGCCTCGGCCACCACCGGATCGGTGATCAGGGTGTCGACCAGACCGGCCAGTTTCACGAGTTGTACTTCCCTTGGGTCACTTCGAGGCCATCCGTCATCAAGGACTCCACCGCGTCTGCCGTCCGGTCGACGGCGAACGGGAGGTCCTTGCGTTCGGTTGAGGAGAACTCGTTCAGTACGAAGTCCGCGGGGCTCTGCCGCCCAGGTGGGCGTCCCACCCCGAACCGGACTCGATAGTAGTCACCCGTGCCAACCGACTTGCGGATCGACTTGAGCCCGTTGTGGCCGTTGTCGCCGCCGCCGAACTTGGCGCGCAGTACGCCGAAGTCGATGTCCAGCTCGTCGTGCAGCACGATCATCGATGTCGGCTCGACCTTGAAGAACTTCAGCAGGCCGGAGACCG
This region includes:
- a CDS encoding MazG family protein; protein product: MTGSIKVVLTSPRVAPGLLTRAGWQVFTDASAIGASAGPSRPDVQALIGSGLVVQHILGDVADQWTWLVGAASAGARVAWLVGEDGEPGLLRLIADTLSRDERPSYEVEIVHGSYDVPGARLIDLVRVMDRLRTNCPWDQEQTHESLARYLLEETYETLEAIDSGDYIHLREELGDLLLQVAFHARIAEEVAEEDDGFSIDDVAGTLVEKLIRRHPHVFADVTATDSAAVEANWETIKAAEKQRTSVLEGIPLALPALALADKVLGRAAKVLPDQLPPAAATDENARIGDALLELVREARALGVDPEQALRTATHRIADQVRTAEAR
- the mfd gene encoding transcription-repair coupling factor, whose amino-acid sequence is MKLAGLVDTLITDPVVAEAVRDAKNDGITTLDLSAPGPIRPVLMAALAAAQGADRPVLAVTATFREAEELTEALQCLVEPGTVAYYPAWETLPHERLSPRSDTVGRRLAVLRRLAHPDPSDETTGPIKILVAPVRSVLQPQVAGLADLRPVQLHVGDSVELEDVVERLSAAAYNRVDLVERRGEFAVRGGIIDVFPPTEEHPLRVDFFGDDVEEIRYFAVADQRSLEIAQHGLWAPPCRELLLTDEVRSRAAVLAKEHPELSELFEKLAEGHAVEGMESLAPVLVDDMELLVDLMPAGTHVVVSDPERVRARAHDLVATSQEFLEASWAAAAGGGDAPIDLGAAAYMSLADVRSHALAKGLAWWSMSPFAAAPTDAPAELRDSMGERVSIDIDADAGAVRSRIVAAHEVDPYRGETAAAVEDVRGWLRDGWRVVCVTEGHGPAQRLAEVFSEAELPARTVDSIDGIPPTGVVQISQGALDRGFIAEGIKFAVLTENDLAGQRSAAERRSQQRMPSRRKKTVDPLELAPGDYVVHEQHGVGRYAEMLQRTVGTGAQKATREYIVIEFAPSKRGQPGDRLYVPTDQLDQVTRYVGGEQPTLDKMGGGDWAKRKGRARKAVRQIAGELIKLYAARQATKGHAFAKDTPWQRELEDAFPFVETPDQLATIDDVKHDMERVTPMDRIVCGDVGYGKTEIAVRAAFKAVQDGKQVAVLVPTTLLVQQHYATFSERYAAFPVNVAPLSRFQTEKESKGTLDGLADGSVDVVIGTHRLLGGEVAFKDLGLVVVDEEQRFGVEHKEQLKQLRTAVDVLTMSATPIPRTLEMSITGIREMSTIATPPEERHPVLTFVGAYEEGQVTAAIRRELLREGQVFFVHNRVNTIEKAAARIRQLVPEARVTVAHGQMPEHQLEQVIQGFWEKESDVIVCTTIVESGIDISNANTLIVERSDLLGLSQLHQLRGRVGRGRERAYAYFFFPPEKPLTETAHDRLATIAQHADLGAGMQVAMKDLEIRGAGNLLGGEQSGHIADVGFDLYVRLVGEAVAEYRGDTQADEPEVKIELPIDAHLPHDYVPSQRLRLEMYQRLAAVRDEDGIAELVEELHDRYGDIPQPVLNLIEVAKFRNHARRAGLHDVTLQGNLIRFGPVELPDSKVLRLNRLYPKSLVKPQLRTILVPRPATRPVAGQPLRDQELLQWCARLIDDVIAEPVGAAV
- the pth gene encoding aminoacyl-tRNA hydrolase, whose product is MADDVWLVVGLGNPGPSYVKTRHNVGQMVADELVSRVGGNWKQHKQAKAEVVEARISGIRTILAKPRSYMNESGGPVSGLLKFFKVEPTSMIVLHDELDIDFGVLRAKFGGGDNGHNGLKSIRKSVGTGDYYRVRFGVGRPPGRQSPADFVLNEFSSTERKDLPFAVDRTADAVESLMTDGLEVTQGKYNS